The following are encoded in a window of Salinibacter ruber DSM 13855 genomic DNA:
- a CDS encoding N-acetylmuramoyl-L-alanine amidase family protein: protein MDWFRAHIARCVDAGHRSRWGPSWLLVGLLLVAAGPAQADVLVTDVIFSPRSDGQGYVVRVRTTGSPEAYMLQPEQARELKWVLYNTTLHADYDKRAPAGPVEDYTVTQQNGHLILRVTLTSDRSISPTAYRDGASDDVLLNLAYDDAPPVASGAASSPASTASASSPSAADAPTAARTEQRRRDPMATLSRERSRLDTVVIDPGHGGKDPGAVAHGLYEKDIVLDVAHKLGEYVENRLNLEVVYTRTDDRFIALEERGHLANRRGGDLFISLHANAFQSASVQGTETYFLGRSKTDAARRVMKQENSVVREYEENPDRYDEYDAEAFVKGELFLSASMQFSEEFASIVQNQFKERVQRRSRGVHQAGFYVLWSASMPSVLVELGYLTNRQEARFLNSDRGQTYLASAIFRAVRKYKNQYNKGIVSSE, encoded by the coding sequence ATGGATTGGTTCCGGGCCCACATCGCTCGTTGTGTCGACGCCGGGCATCGATCGCGTTGGGGCCCGTCGTGGCTCCTGGTCGGGCTTCTGCTCGTGGCGGCGGGGCCGGCCCAGGCCGATGTGCTCGTGACCGACGTGATCTTCTCTCCCCGGTCCGACGGGCAGGGCTACGTCGTGCGCGTCCGGACGACGGGCTCCCCCGAGGCGTACATGCTGCAGCCGGAGCAGGCGCGCGAACTGAAGTGGGTGCTCTACAACACGACCCTCCACGCGGACTATGACAAGCGGGCGCCGGCAGGGCCGGTTGAGGACTACACGGTGACGCAGCAAAACGGCCACTTGATCCTTCGGGTGACCCTAACCTCGGACCGCTCGATCTCGCCCACGGCCTACCGCGACGGGGCGTCCGACGACGTGCTACTGAACCTCGCGTACGACGACGCCCCGCCGGTGGCCTCGGGGGCCGCCTCGTCCCCCGCGTCGACCGCGTCCGCCTCGTCTCCATCCGCCGCGGACGCCCCGACGGCCGCCCGGACAGAACAACGCCGGCGGGACCCGATGGCGACCCTCTCCCGCGAGCGATCACGCCTCGACACGGTGGTGATCGATCCCGGGCACGGGGGCAAAGACCCGGGAGCGGTGGCCCACGGGCTGTACGAGAAGGACATTGTGCTGGACGTGGCGCACAAGCTGGGGGAGTACGTCGAGAACCGCCTGAACCTTGAGGTGGTCTACACCCGAACGGACGACCGCTTCATTGCCCTGGAGGAGCGTGGGCACCTGGCCAACCGGAGGGGCGGCGACCTCTTCATCTCGCTTCACGCCAATGCGTTTCAATCCGCGTCCGTCCAGGGCACCGAGACGTACTTCCTGGGGCGCTCCAAGACGGACGCGGCGCGGCGCGTCATGAAGCAGGAGAACAGCGTTGTGCGGGAGTACGAGGAGAATCCGGACCGCTACGACGAGTACGACGCGGAGGCCTTCGTGAAGGGCGAACTCTTCCTCAGCGCGAGCATGCAGTTCAGCGAAGAGTTCGCGTCGATCGTCCAGAATCAGTTCAAGGAGCGGGTCCAGCGGCGCAGTCGGGGGGTGCACCAGGCCGGGTTCTACGTCCTGTGGAGCGCCTCAATGCCGTCGGTCCTCGTGGAGCTTGGGTACCTGACCAACCGCCAGGAGGCCCGCTTCCTCAACAGCGACCGGGGCCAGACCTATCTCGCAAGCGCCATTTTCCGGGCCGTCCGCAAGTACAAGAACCAGTACAACAAGGGCATCGTCTCCAGCGAGTAG
- a CDS encoding RNA polymerase sigma factor translates to MQPTDEELVSAYLDESDEQAFRQLVERHQDRIFGYLMGMVKDRAVANDLFQETFERVIKAMHGERGSYDRQGQWLSWVMSIARNAAIDHTRKQKKWTDVPQDEDDGRSFWDTLEDDSPYADEQLHRAEQREWLDEHIEQLAPEQKEVLLLRQETDLTFREIAELQDVSINTALGRMRYALKNLRKMMEASDETALVGTIDT, encoded by the coding sequence ATGCAGCCTACGGATGAGGAACTGGTATCGGCGTACCTGGACGAGAGCGACGAGCAGGCCTTTCGGCAGCTCGTCGAGCGGCACCAGGACCGTATTTTTGGCTACCTGATGGGCATGGTGAAAGACCGGGCGGTGGCCAACGATCTCTTCCAGGAAACCTTCGAGCGCGTGATCAAGGCCATGCACGGCGAGCGCGGGTCGTACGACCGGCAGGGCCAGTGGCTGAGCTGGGTGATGAGCATCGCGCGCAACGCGGCAATCGACCACACGCGGAAGCAGAAGAAGTGGACGGACGTGCCGCAGGACGAGGACGACGGGCGGTCCTTCTGGGACACCCTGGAGGACGACTCGCCCTACGCCGACGAGCAGCTCCACCGCGCGGAGCAGCGCGAGTGGCTCGACGAGCACATCGAGCAGCTCGCCCCCGAGCAGAAAGAGGTCCTGCTCCTGCGCCAGGAAACGGACCTCACCTTTCGGGAGATCGCCGAGCTCCAAGACGTGTCCATCAACACCGCCCTCGGCCGCATGCGGTACGCCCTCAAGAACCTTCGCAAGATGATGGAGGCCTCCGACGAGACCGCGCTGGTCGGCACGATCGACACGTGA
- the radA gene encoding DNA repair protein RadA translates to MASSEPRYVCQECGHEAHKWMGKCTGCGAWNTLVKETESADVEAQVPDLSTDGQNGTAAAQNQPTQLTEVEMEGESRLKTGVDELDRVMGGGIMQGSFSLIAGDPGIGKSTLMTELGGYLPGRKILYVTGEESKRQVKLRAQRLGVDSDALYLLAETNVQEIANAVDDVAPDLLVADSIQTIYRPDLTSAPGSVSQVRESTASLLKLTKEREFSTFLVGHVTKKGTIAGPRVLEHMVDTVLYFEGDQNHAYRILRSVKNRFGAANEIGVFEMREDGLREVPNPSEIFLSERGYGVSGSTVVCSLEGTRPILVEIQALVTPTSYSTPQRTVTGFAAQRLQMILAVLEKRAGLAFSDHDVFINVAGGVKLEEPAVDLGVAIAAASSFRDIPADTGSALIGEVGLGGEIRTVSRVEPRLKEAAKLGFDRAVVPENNLDRIAGDYDIDVTGAQQLKEVVDVVL, encoded by the coding sequence ATGGCCAGCTCCGAGCCGCGATACGTTTGTCAGGAATGTGGGCACGAGGCCCACAAGTGGATGGGCAAGTGCACCGGGTGCGGGGCCTGGAACACGCTCGTAAAGGAGACCGAGAGTGCCGACGTGGAGGCCCAGGTCCCCGACCTCAGCACGGACGGCCAGAACGGAACGGCGGCGGCCCAAAACCAGCCGACCCAGCTGACGGAGGTGGAGATGGAGGGGGAGTCTCGGCTGAAGACCGGGGTCGACGAGCTCGACCGCGTCATGGGCGGGGGCATCATGCAGGGCTCGTTCAGCCTCATCGCCGGGGACCCCGGCATCGGCAAGAGCACGCTCATGACCGAGCTGGGCGGCTACCTGCCGGGCCGCAAGATCCTGTACGTGACCGGGGAGGAGTCGAAGCGACAGGTCAAGCTGCGCGCCCAGCGGCTCGGGGTCGACAGCGACGCCCTCTACCTGCTGGCCGAGACGAACGTGCAGGAGATCGCCAACGCCGTCGACGACGTGGCCCCCGACCTGCTCGTGGCCGACTCCATTCAGACCATCTACCGTCCCGACCTGACGAGCGCCCCCGGTTCGGTCAGTCAGGTGCGGGAGAGCACCGCCTCGCTCCTCAAGCTCACGAAGGAGCGGGAGTTCTCCACCTTCCTCGTGGGGCACGTTACCAAGAAGGGCACCATCGCGGGGCCCCGGGTGCTGGAGCATATGGTGGACACGGTGTTGTACTTTGAGGGCGATCAGAACCACGCGTACCGCATCCTCCGGAGTGTGAAAAACCGGTTCGGAGCGGCCAACGAGATTGGGGTGTTCGAGATGCGGGAGGACGGCCTGCGGGAGGTGCCCAACCCGAGTGAGATCTTCCTGTCCGAGCGCGGCTACGGCGTGAGCGGCTCCACGGTCGTGTGCTCCCTGGAGGGCACCCGGCCCATCCTGGTCGAGATTCAGGCGCTCGTCACGCCCACCTCCTACAGCACCCCCCAGCGCACCGTCACCGGCTTCGCGGCCCAGCGGCTGCAGATGATACTGGCGGTGTTGGAGAAGCGCGCCGGACTGGCCTTCAGCGACCATGACGTGTTCATCAACGTGGCCGGGGGGGTCAAACTGGAGGAGCCGGCCGTGGACCTGGGCGTCGCCATCGCGGCGGCGTCGTCGTTCCGCGACATTCCCGCCGACACCGGCTCGGCCCTCATCGGCGAGGTGGGGCTCGGCGGCGAGATTCGCACCGTGAGCCGCGTGGAGCCGCGCCTCAAGGAGGCCGCCAAGCTGGGCTTCGACCGGGCGGTGGTGCCGGAGAACAACCTCGACCGCATTGCGGGCGACTACGACATCGACGTGACCGGGGCCCAGCAACTGAAGGAGGTCGTGGACGTGGTGTTGTGA
- a CDS encoding MlaE family ABC transporter permease produces MLDALLSPFRALGRYATLMGRAFASIDKVGTYWNNLFIQMVRVGIDSIPIVALAAAFTGAVFTVQTAYQLETPFIPKTIIGSIVAPSIMLELGAVIAGFILAGRVGARIAAELGTMRVSEQIDALEVMGLNSVGFLVLPRVLAGVLMFPVLYVVSCVVGIGTGIGVGHFGGFLSASEFLEGARQFFKLLDPTIGLIKSFAFGFIITSIACYKGYYTGGGAVGVGDSTTQAAVLSCVFILVADLLIALLLL; encoded by the coding sequence TTGCTCGACGCTCTGCTCTCTCCGTTTCGGGCCCTCGGCCGGTACGCGACGCTCATGGGCCGGGCGTTTGCCTCGATCGACAAGGTGGGCACCTACTGGAATAACCTCTTCATCCAGATGGTGCGCGTGGGGATCGACTCGATCCCCATCGTCGCCCTCGCGGCGGCGTTTACGGGGGCGGTGTTTACCGTGCAGACCGCCTACCAGCTGGAGACGCCCTTCATCCCGAAGACGATCATCGGGTCGATCGTGGCGCCGTCCATCATGCTGGAGCTGGGGGCCGTAATCGCGGGCTTCATCCTAGCGGGGCGCGTGGGCGCCCGGATCGCGGCGGAGCTCGGGACAATGCGGGTGTCCGAGCAGATCGACGCCCTGGAGGTGATGGGCCTCAACTCCGTCGGGTTCCTGGTCCTGCCGCGCGTGCTGGCCGGCGTCCTCATGTTTCCGGTGCTGTACGTCGTCTCCTGCGTCGTCGGAATCGGGACCGGCATCGGGGTGGGGCACTTCGGGGGCTTCCTGAGCGCCAGCGAGTTTCTGGAGGGCGCGCGCCAGTTTTTCAAGCTGCTCGACCCCACCATCGGGCTCATCAAGTCGTTCGCCTTCGGGTTTATCATCACCTCCATCGCCTGCTACAAAGGCTACTACACGGGCGGCGGGGCCGTGGGGGTGGGCGACAGCACGACCCAGGCGGCCGTCCTGAGCTGCGTGTTCATCCTCGTCGCCGACCTCCTCATCGCCCTGCTGCTGCTGTGA
- a CDS encoding ABC transporter ATP-binding protein — MIEVQNVSKGFGTLQVLEGVSLDIHDGETLAIIGRSGSGKSVLMKHVVGLLTPDEGRVLVDGTDIDTIPYEELRRLRRRFGVLFQGGALFDSMTTFENVAFPLRYFSSMDEGGIRDRVQECLDLVRLSGVGTKNPTDLSGGMRKRVALARAIAIEPEYILYDEPTSGLDPETSNTINDLISHLAEELNVTSVVVTHDMHSVLSIADRVAFLHERNLEWVGPVSGIHDCSNPHLNSFVKANEYQVGDTTPALSGPSA; from the coding sequence ATGATTGAGGTCCAGAACGTATCGAAAGGGTTCGGAACGCTCCAGGTGCTGGAGGGCGTCTCGCTCGACATCCACGACGGCGAGACCCTCGCCATCATCGGGCGGTCCGGGTCCGGAAAGAGCGTGCTGATGAAGCACGTCGTGGGCCTGCTCACGCCGGACGAAGGGCGTGTGCTCGTGGACGGCACGGACATCGACACGATTCCCTACGAGGAGCTTCGCCGGCTCCGGCGCCGGTTCGGCGTGCTGTTCCAGGGCGGCGCGCTCTTCGACTCGATGACGACGTTCGAAAACGTTGCCTTCCCGCTCCGCTACTTCTCGTCGATGGACGAGGGGGGCATCCGGGACCGCGTGCAGGAGTGCCTCGACCTGGTTCGCCTCTCAGGCGTGGGGACGAAGAACCCGACCGACCTATCCGGGGGGATGCGGAAACGGGTGGCCCTCGCCCGCGCCATCGCCATCGAGCCGGAATACATTCTCTACGACGAGCCGACGAGCGGCCTCGACCCCGAGACCTCAAACACCATCAACGACCTCATCAGCCACCTCGCCGAGGAGCTTAACGTGACGAGTGTCGTCGTCACCCACGACATGCACTCCGTCCTTTCCATTGCCGACCGGGTCGCCTTTCTCCACGAGCGCAACCTCGAATGGGTGGGGCCCGTCTCCGGGATTCACGACTGCTCGAACCCGCACCTCAATTCCTTTGTGAAAGCCAACGAGTACCAGGTGGGCGACACCACCCCCGCCCTGTCCGGGCCGTCGGCCTGA
- a CDS encoding MlaD family protein, giving the protein MEYSNEIKVGIAIVVAVVAAVFGVRFLQDLPLFGDTYAVKAEFEEASGLTAGNPVRMKGVNVGSVESIRLNQETQTVRARLRIEEGIRIPEGSHAKVAGFSGIGGVRISILPGPRENPPLPPDATLSAPPEGSVFDRLTDQAPALANKADSVLTSTNTTMSALSTQLQDPDSDLRQALTSAKNITGDLESVTEAEKETLRALLQNLQSVSSDLDTFMGENGDSLDVAVRRLNESLDRLNRGLASLEQTSATLDTVATKLNEGDGTAGRLLNDPSLYLRLDSAAARTNTLLQDFQRDPGRYLNDMTLVKVF; this is encoded by the coding sequence ATGGAATACAGCAACGAAATCAAGGTTGGGATCGCCATCGTCGTCGCGGTTGTCGCGGCCGTCTTTGGGGTTCGGTTCCTGCAAGACCTCCCGCTGTTCGGCGACACGTACGCCGTGAAGGCCGAATTTGAGGAGGCCAGCGGCCTCACGGCGGGCAACCCGGTGCGCATGAAGGGCGTCAATGTGGGCTCCGTGGAGTCGATCCGCCTCAACCAGGAGACCCAAACCGTGCGGGCCCGCCTCCGCATCGAGGAGGGCATTCGGATTCCGGAGGGCTCCCACGCGAAGGTTGCCGGCTTTAGCGGCATTGGCGGCGTCCGCATCAGCATCCTTCCCGGCCCCCGCGAGAACCCCCCGCTCCCGCCGGACGCCACGCTCTCGGCGCCCCCTGAGGGCAGCGTCTTCGACCGCCTTACCGACCAGGCCCCCGCGCTGGCGAACAAGGCCGACAGCGTGCTTACGAGCACGAACACGACCATGTCGGCCCTGAGCACCCAACTCCAAGATCCGGACAGCGACCTGCGACAGGCCCTCACCTCCGCCAAGAACATCACGGGCGACCTCGAATCGGTCACCGAGGCGGAGAAGGAAACCCTCCGCGCCCTCCTCCAAAACCTGCAGTCGGTGTCGAGCGACCTCGACACGTTCATGGGCGAAAACGGCGACTCCCTGGACGTGGCCGTGCGGCGCCTGAACGAGTCGCTCGACCGCCTCAACCGGGGGCTCGCCTCCCTCGAACAGACCTCCGCCACCCTCGACACGGTGGCCACCAAGCTGAACGAGGGCGACGGCACGGCCGGCCGCCTCCTCAACGACCCGAGCCTCTACCTGCGGCTGGACTCGGCCGCGGCCCGCACCAACACGCTTCTCCAGGACTTCCAGCGCGACCCGGGGCGCTACCTGAACGACATGACGCTCGTGAAGGTGTTTTAG
- a CDS encoding DUF445 domain-containing protein: MAAPDSDTNDGQEDTGLAAAVQSRSHDGATGRDASWPRLQRQIFRTASRHLPDSAGTAEAGVEPPPKRTGRYARWLPVLKALPWVLGALFALSFVWDFPGVTLTVAGYTVVLEDLLRFTAVSGLVGFGTNWLAITMLFRPREPRPLVGQGLVPAQRERVAYRLAQAVSDELINKALIKEKIRESGLVAQYRDLLVAAASDVATDDAVRTEGKALLRRALRDVLSTPSVQTRIVALTAEQVEAQAGEGLSGLMLRAYRYFGEDDFRARLRETVRRLPDAVDPLVEELDPVLDRLPAELERRSDEIESLLTRVVLRLVDTLDLERMIYENVRAYDERQLEMLLRRTTNEQLNYIKYLGAALGIIGGFIIWAPAAALVAVTTLGLAVYGLDEALFRARTDDTSSS; the protein is encoded by the coding sequence ATGGCGGCTCCTGATTCCGATACCAACGACGGCCAGGAAGATACAGGGCTGGCGGCAGCGGTGCAATCCCGCTCGCACGACGGGGCGACCGGACGCGACGCGTCGTGGCCCCGCCTGCAGCGGCAGATCTTTCGCACGGCGAGCCGCCACCTGCCCGATTCCGCCGGCACGGCGGAGGCGGGGGTGGAGCCGCCCCCCAAGCGCACGGGCCGCTACGCCCGCTGGCTGCCGGTGCTGAAGGCCCTGCCCTGGGTGCTGGGCGCGCTCTTTGCCCTGTCGTTCGTGTGGGACTTTCCGGGCGTGACCCTGACCGTGGCCGGGTATACCGTCGTGCTGGAGGACCTGCTGCGCTTCACCGCCGTCAGCGGCCTCGTCGGCTTCGGGACGAACTGGCTCGCCATCACGATGCTCTTTCGCCCCCGCGAGCCGCGGCCTCTCGTGGGACAGGGCCTCGTGCCCGCCCAGCGGGAGCGGGTGGCCTACCGTCTCGCCCAGGCCGTGAGCGACGAGCTCATCAACAAGGCCCTCATCAAGGAGAAAATTCGGGAGAGCGGCCTCGTGGCCCAGTACCGGGATCTGCTCGTGGCGGCGGCCAGCGACGTGGCGACCGACGACGCGGTGCGCACGGAGGGGAAGGCCCTGCTCCGCCGCGCGCTGCGAGACGTGCTCTCCACCCCGTCGGTGCAGACACGGATCGTCGCCCTCACCGCCGAGCAGGTGGAGGCGCAGGCCGGCGAGGGCCTCTCGGGCCTGATGCTGCGGGCCTACCGGTACTTCGGGGAGGACGACTTCCGGGCCCGCCTGCGCGAGACCGTGCGGCGCCTGCCCGACGCGGTCGACCCGCTGGTGGAGGAGCTCGATCCGGTGCTCGACCGCCTCCCCGCCGAACTGGAACGCCGCAGCGACGAGATCGAATCGCTGCTGACGCGCGTGGTGCTCCGCCTCGTGGACACGCTCGACCTGGAGCGCATGATCTATGAGAACGTGCGCGCCTACGACGAGCGGCAACTCGAAATGCTGCTGCGCCGCACGACCAACGAGCAGCTCAACTACATCAAGTACCTCGGGGCCGCGCTCGGCATCATCGGCGGCTTCATCATCTGGGCCCCAGCGGCCGCACTCGTCGCGGTCACGACACTCGGCCTCGCCGTGTACGGCCTGGACGAGGCGCTCTTTCGCGCCCGGACAGATGATACGTCGTCCTCGTAA
- a CDS encoding WS/DGAT/MGAT family O-acyltransferase translates to MPPHEPLSGVDAAWLRMDEPTNLMTITGVLVLDDPMDVDTLKTLLEERFLGFDRFRQRVRDPEGSPYWELDPYFDLDRHVHRTALPGAAGRDELKERVSTLMSVPLDRDKPLWEMELVEDYLGGSALIIRLHHCIADGMALLQVLLSLTDEYFDPARFPTTEDRGLLSGVMQGALDTVRGTVRTGRRLLSEGAKSLLRPSRALRRAKQGLSFGAALSKFLSLPHDDDTPLKGELGVKQRATWSAPLDLARVKRIGGVVDAKVNDVLLGAVAGALRYYLAARTEPTDTETVRALIPVNLRPPEQAFELGNRFGLVFLDLPVGLDDPLERMLAVKQRMDALKGSAEAVAAFSVLESLGYLPLSVEDRAVRHFSNRASAVMTNVPGPQEPLHMKGRHVQHVMPWVPRAGHVGLGVSIFSYDGTVRLGIACDAGLIPDPDTIIEGFEREFDRLADDLLPATDEGPPPASSPQG, encoded by the coding sequence ATGCCCCCCCACGAGCCCCTCTCCGGCGTCGACGCGGCGTGGCTGCGGATGGACGAGCCGACGAACCTGATGACCATCACCGGCGTGCTCGTGCTCGACGACCCGATGGACGTCGACACGCTCAAGACCCTTCTAGAGGAGCGCTTCCTCGGCTTCGACCGGTTTCGGCAGCGGGTGCGCGACCCCGAGGGCTCCCCGTACTGGGAACTGGATCCGTACTTTGACCTCGACCGGCACGTGCACCGCACGGCCCTGCCGGGCGCGGCCGGCCGCGACGAGCTCAAGGAGCGGGTGAGCACGCTCATGAGCGTGCCGCTCGACCGGGACAAGCCACTCTGGGAGATGGAGCTGGTGGAGGACTATCTCGGCGGCAGTGCCCTCATCATACGGCTGCACCACTGCATCGCCGACGGCATGGCGCTGCTGCAGGTGCTGCTGTCGCTCACCGACGAGTATTTCGACCCGGCCCGCTTCCCCACGACGGAGGACCGCGGGCTGCTCTCCGGCGTGATGCAGGGCGCCCTCGACACCGTCCGCGGCACCGTCCGGACCGGGCGGCGCCTGCTGAGCGAAGGCGCGAAGTCGCTCCTTCGGCCCTCCCGCGCCCTGCGGCGCGCCAAACAGGGCCTGAGCTTCGGGGCGGCGCTGTCGAAGTTTCTCTCGCTGCCCCACGATGACGACACGCCCCTGAAGGGCGAGCTGGGCGTGAAGCAGCGGGCTACGTGGTCCGCCCCCCTCGACCTGGCGCGCGTCAAGCGCATCGGGGGCGTCGTGGACGCCAAGGTGAACGACGTGCTGCTCGGGGCCGTGGCGGGGGCGCTGCGGTACTACCTGGCCGCCCGCACGGAGCCGACCGACACGGAGACGGTACGCGCCCTCATCCCGGTCAACCTGCGCCCGCCAGAGCAGGCCTTCGAGCTCGGCAACCGCTTCGGGCTCGTGTTTCTGGACCTGCCCGTCGGCCTCGACGATCCCCTGGAGCGCATGCTGGCGGTAAAGCAGCGGATGGACGCCCTCAAGGGCTCGGCGGAGGCCGTCGCCGCGTTCAGCGTATTGGAGAGCCTCGGGTACCTGCCGCTGAGCGTGGAGGACCGCGCCGTGCGCCACTTCAGCAACCGGGCCAGCGCGGTGATGACGAACGTGCCGGGGCCGCAGGAGCCGCTCCACATGAAGGGGCGGCACGTGCAGCACGTGATGCCGTGGGTGCCGCGGGCGGGGCACGTGGGCCTGGGCGTGAGCATCTTCAGCTACGACGGCACGGTGCGCCTCGGCATCGCCTGCGACGCCGGCCTCATCCCCGACCCCGACACCATTATCGAGGGGTTCGAGCGCGAGTTCGACCGGCTCGCGGACGACCTGCTGCCCGCCACGGATGAGGGACCGCCCCCCGCGTCATCCCCTCAAGGTTAA
- a CDS encoding phasin family protein, which translates to MSDSGPTITITRGKRPEQADPKPSASSARSRSSGWGLPGPGAVASGLVRGARAAWWAGLGVVGAVQDAGTQVFDALVEEGRSWERARRERTEAMARRVRRATDEADAIRASDERVQADVNDVLRRVGVPSRDDVAELRERVDALGARIEALARSIEEADS; encoded by the coding sequence ATGAGCGACAGCGGCCCCACAATTACCATTACGCGTGGCAAACGACCCGAGCAGGCCGACCCGAAGCCGTCCGCGTCGTCTGCGCGCTCGCGATCGTCGGGGTGGGGGCTGCCGGGGCCCGGCGCAGTGGCATCGGGCCTGGTTCGTGGGGCGCGTGCGGCGTGGTGGGCCGGCCTCGGGGTCGTCGGGGCGGTGCAGGACGCCGGCACGCAGGTGTTCGACGCGCTCGTGGAGGAGGGCCGGTCGTGGGAGCGGGCCCGGCGCGAGCGCACGGAGGCGATGGCCCGGCGGGTGCGGCGGGCGACGGACGAGGCCGACGCGATCCGGGCGTCGGACGAGCGCGTCCAGGCGGACGTGAACGACGTTCTCCGGCGGGTGGGGGTGCCGTCCCGCGACGACGTGGCGGAGTTGCGCGAGCGGGTGGACGCCCTCGGCGCCCGCATCGAGGCGCTCGCCCGGTCCATTGAGGAAGCCGATTCTTAA
- a CDS encoding SCP2 sterol-binding domain-containing protein, with protein MSDDAPRYWTPAYVERFVEALNRDDEFQDTAGSFSETIELRCLDTPDAEDVTATYTFEEGQVVDVDLWIDDAPSDQMREEAVDTDAIMARATAPYDVWMQMDQGEMGATEAIASPDYKIDGSMMQIMSNMGVFRGMMSVAADVEKTY; from the coding sequence ATGAGCGACGACGCCCCCCGCTACTGGACGCCCGCGTACGTCGAACGCTTCGTCGAGGCGCTGAACCGCGACGACGAGTTCCAGGACACCGCGGGCTCCTTCTCCGAAACCATCGAGCTGCGGTGCCTCGACACGCCCGACGCCGAGGACGTGACCGCCACCTACACGTTCGAGGAGGGCCAGGTCGTGGACGTGGACCTTTGGATTGACGACGCCCCCTCCGATCAGATGCGCGAGGAGGCGGTGGACACCGATGCGATCATGGCGCGGGCCACGGCCCCCTACGACGTGTGGATGCAGATGGACCAGGGCGAGATGGGCGCCACCGAGGCCATCGCGTCGCCGGACTATAAGATCGACGGCTCCATGATGCAGATCATGTCCAACATGGGCGTCTTCCGCGGCATGATGTCGGTGGCGGCGGACGTGGAGAAAACCTACTAG
- a CDS encoding CBS domain-containing protein, with product MDERELVETRVRDVLRTKGTLQQNGDVLTATPTDTVYECIDAMVDRGIGSIVITEDDEMVGIFTERDYMRDIALKGRSSPETEVQEVMTEDVVTAEAEDQLRDCLDRMNDLQCRHLPVVDDEGNLADIISMRDCAKQVAESAESGATQLVNYVTGQYSTR from the coding sequence ATGGACGAACGCGAACTTGTTGAGACACGGGTCCGAGACGTGCTGCGAACGAAGGGCACCCTCCAGCAGAACGGGGATGTCCTCACGGCCACCCCCACCGACACCGTTTACGAGTGTATCGACGCCATGGTGGACCGCGGCATCGGGTCCATCGTCATCACGGAGGACGACGAGATGGTCGGCATCTTCACCGAGCGGGACTACATGCGCGACATTGCCTTGAAGGGACGCTCCTCCCCGGAGACCGAGGTGCAGGAAGTCATGACGGAAGACGTCGTCACCGCAGAGGCGGAGGACCAGCTCCGCGATTGCCTGGATCGGATGAACGACCTGCAGTGCCGCCACCTTCCCGTGGTCGACGACGAGGGCAACCTCGCCGACATCATCTCGATGCGGGACTGCGCGAAGCAAGTCGCCGAGTCGGCGGAGTCGGGCGCGACGCAGCTCGTGAACTACGTGACGGGCCAGTATTCCACCCGGTAG